Proteins from one Bos javanicus breed banteng chromosome 27, ARS-OSU_banteng_1.0, whole genome shotgun sequence genomic window:
- the UFSP2 gene encoding ufm1-specific protease 2 has protein sequence MVISEAMDILFRIRGGLDLAFQLATPNEIFIKNALKHVLSDLSTKLSSNALVFRICHSSVYVWPNSDMNTTPGELTDSSACTDIMRFIQFEQEEDTKRKFTKKKDKKLSDVHQIVNIDLMLEVSTPLAAVTPIIERESGGHHYVSMTLPVDAVLSVAPEETWGKVRKLLVDAIHNQLTDMEKCILKYMKGISIVVPEPLHFLLPGEKNLVTILYPSGIPDGQLQAYRKELHDVFNLPHDRPYFKRSNAYHFPDEPYKNGYIRNPHTYLNPPNIETGMVYVVQGTYGYHHYMQDRIDDNGWGCAYRSLQTICSWFKHQGYTERSIPTHREIQQALVDAGDKPATFVGSRQWIGSIEVQLVLNHLIGVTSKILFVSQGSEMASQGRELANHFQSEGTPIMIGGGVLAHTILGVAWNEITGQIKFLILDPHYTGAEDLQVILEKGWCGWKGPEFWNKDAYYNLCLPQRPNTI, from the exons ATG GTTATTTCAGAGGCTATGGATATACTCTTCAGAATAAGAGGTGGCCTTGATCTAGCTTTTCAGCTAGCTACTCCTAATG aaatttttatcaAGAACGCACTAAAGCATGTACTGAGTGACCTGTCAACAAAGCTTTCTTCAAATGCCCTTGTGTTCAGAATTTGCCATAGTTCAGTGTACGTATGGCCTAACAGCGACATGAACACCACCCCAGGAGAGCTGACCGACAGTTCTGCCTGTACGGACATAATGCGCTTTATTCA ATTTGAACAGGAAGAAGATACAAAACGaaaattcacaaagaagaaagataaaaagttATCAGACGTG CATCAAATAGTAAACATAGATCTGATGCTGGAAGTGTCAACCCCTCTGGCCGCCGTAACGCCCATTATTGAAAGAGAAAGCGGAGGACACCACTATGTTAGTATGACTTTACCAGTTGATGCAGTTTTATCTGTTGCTCCAGAAGAAACGTGGGGAAA AGTTCGTAAACTTCTAGTTGATGCAATTCATAATCAACTAACTGATATggaaaaatgcattttgaaatacATGAAAGGAATATCTATTGTGGTTCCTGAACCACTGCACTTTTTAttaccaggggaaaaaaatcttgtaaCAATTTTGTATCCATCAGGAATTCCAGATGGTCAGCTGCAGGCCTATAGAAAG GAATTACACGATGTCTTCAATCTGCCTCATGACAGACCTTATTTCAAAAGGTCTAATGCTTATCATTTTCCAGATGAACCATACAAAAATGGTTACATTAGAAATCCACATACTTATCTCAATCCACCTAACATAGAGACTGGTATG gTTTATGTGGTCCAGGGCACATATGGTTACCATCATTATATGCAGGATCGAATAGATGACAATGGCTGGGGCTGTGCTTATCGGTCTCTGCAGACTATCTGCTCCTGGTTCAAACACCAGGGATACACAGAGAGATCCATTCCAACACACAGAGAAATCCAGCAG gcTCTAGTTGATGCTGGGGACAAACcagcaacatttgttggatcacggCAGTGGATTGGATCTATCGAGGTGCAGCTGGTGCTAAACCATTTGATTGGTGTGACTTCAAAAATACTGTTTGTCAG CCAAGGTTCTGAAATGGCCTCTCAGGGACGGGAACTGGCTAATCATTTCCAGAGTGAAGGAACTCCAATAATGATTG GGGGAGGAGTTTTAGCTCACACAATACTAGGAGTTGCATGGAATGAAATTACAGGACAGATAAAATTTCTGATTTTAGATCCACATTATACAGGTGCTGAAGATCTGCAGGTTATTTTGGAAAAG